In Stieleria varia, one genomic interval encodes:
- a CDS encoding matrixin family metalloprotease: MIRRSTIKKARRQTQRRDLCVERLCTRLAFDGAGLGIADPLPWFDPGGLTYSFAPDGTSVANQDSRLFEKLDLLGAPSLWKEQFDAAFNAWLEPLNATIHEVPDSGSRFGVAGPTQGDARFGDIRIAAIPLSQNVYATSIPHSAMVQGSWAGDILINSDAPWSNLQDVFAVALHEFGHVLGLGHADDPASAMFVHGVHDVLSPTTDDIQQLQTIYAGIEFEESGFDHLHGDGTSELQATHAANTGDSGSSSVSFDLTNAESLAPSIGNSIRYSTNQMISPSSPPLVYRLTPTGPEAEGLENLHVSLQSLGTVQSSTEIVIMDANGRRVQSQALHHGQGSVVVQAFGVNSKDAYYVVVNPTVSAHASVGEFNLVADFTPELQMSRQVSEVMLDDENKAWKQAFNVDSSRLIHLHVDNSEYKGTSNSDAFVSVTVLDSNENVVTQVALRPGEARSAPVTFLDSGQYTIHYAASSLEPLGEVQLSVFIDEVSIDVGPGVANPTNQPYVPCSEPGSNPDYCYIYTPIYPELPTITEQTYVMNYPWWWEYGFGCSDYGVQDFEWVQVQDPLWWEFYTEACIAVPTYPTTPTNPTPTNPTPTNPTPTNPTPTNPTPTNPTPTNPTPTNPTPTNPTPTNPTPTNPTPTNPTPTNPTPTNPTPTNPAASPWQNLSNIFDVSGNDMVTAQDALIIINLLGRSAGRTIVVTNASVGAFADVNGDFTVTAGDALMVINAMLQARMALESEFVSAVAPPVKAPNGTLDGTWQAERIKASDAAIGMLF; this comes from the coding sequence ATGATTCGACGCAGCACGATTAAGAAGGCACGTCGGCAGACGCAAAGACGCGATCTGTGTGTGGAACGTCTGTGTACACGGCTTGCCTTCGACGGTGCAGGACTCGGTATTGCAGACCCGCTGCCTTGGTTTGATCCCGGTGGATTGACATACAGCTTTGCTCCAGACGGTACCAGCGTCGCGAATCAAGACAGTCGCCTATTCGAGAAGCTCGATTTGCTCGGTGCCCCCAGCCTCTGGAAGGAACAATTTGATGCCGCATTCAACGCCTGGTTAGAGCCGCTCAATGCGACCATCCATGAGGTGCCCGATTCGGGGAGTCGCTTTGGAGTCGCTGGCCCCACACAGGGTGATGCCCGTTTTGGCGATATTCGGATTGCCGCCATTCCCCTTTCTCAAAACGTTTATGCAACGTCCATCCCACATAGTGCGATGGTCCAGGGTTCTTGGGCTGGCGACATCTTGATCAACTCGGACGCACCATGGAGCAATCTACAAGATGTCTTCGCGGTGGCGCTGCACGAATTCGGTCACGTACTCGGATTAGGGCATGCAGATGATCCCGCGTCCGCAATGTTTGTTCACGGTGTCCACGATGTGCTGTCGCCGACCACCGATGACATCCAGCAGCTGCAAACGATCTACGCGGGAATTGAATTTGAAGAAAGCGGGTTCGACCATCTGCACGGCGATGGCACGAGTGAGCTTCAGGCAACACACGCGGCGAACACAGGGGACTCCGGTAGCTCATCCGTTTCGTTCGATCTGACAAACGCTGAAAGTTTGGCTCCAAGTATTGGGAATAGCATTCGCTACAGCACCAATCAAATGATTTCCCCTTCGTCACCACCCTTGGTGTATCGTTTGACTCCAACCGGGCCTGAAGCAGAAGGTCTCGAAAACCTGCATGTATCATTGCAATCGTTGGGGACAGTTCAATCGTCGACAGAGATTGTCATCATGGACGCCAATGGCCGACGTGTGCAATCGCAAGCGTTGCACCATGGACAAGGAAGCGTGGTTGTCCAAGCGTTTGGAGTCAACAGCAAAGATGCCTATTATGTCGTGGTAAATCCCACGGTCTCGGCTCATGCATCGGTGGGCGAATTCAACTTGGTGGCTGATTTCACACCCGAATTGCAAATGTCGCGGCAGGTAAGCGAGGTCATGTTGGACGACGAGAACAAGGCCTGGAAACAAGCGTTCAATGTCGACTCCTCACGCCTCATTCATTTGCACGTCGACAACTCAGAATACAAGGGAACATCAAATAGCGACGCCTTTGTTTCGGTCACTGTGTTGGATTCCAATGAGAATGTGGTCACTCAAGTGGCTCTGCGTCCAGGAGAGGCAAGATCCGCTCCGGTGACTTTTCTGGACTCCGGCCAATATACGATTCACTACGCCGCGTCGTCACTCGAACCGCTGGGTGAAGTCCAACTGAGTGTTTTTATCGATGAGGTTTCGATTGACGTGGGACCCGGTGTGGCCAACCCAACCAATCAGCCTTATGTGCCATGCTCAGAACCCGGTTCGAACCCAGATTACTGCTACATCTATACGCCGATCTATCCAGAGCTTCCGACAATCACCGAGCAAACCTACGTAATGAACTATCCATGGTGGTGGGAGTATGGTTTTGGCTGCAGTGACTATGGAGTTCAAGATTTTGAATGGGTTCAGGTGCAAGATCCCTTGTGGTGGGAGTTCTACACAGAAGCCTGCATCGCTGTTCCCACCTATCCAACAACTCCAACCAACCCGACACCAACCAATCCAACACCCACCAACCCAACTCCAACCAATCCAACACCAACCAACCCAACTCCAACCAATCCAACTCCAACCAATCCAACTCCAACCAATCCAACTCCAACCAACCCGACTCCAACCAACCCAACACCAACCAATCCAACACCAACCAATCCAACTCCGACCAATCCAACTCCAACCAATCCAACTCCGACCAATCCAGCGGCCAGCCCTTGGCAGAATCTGAGCAATATTTTTGACGTCAGTGGCAACGACATGGTCACGGCCCAAGACGCATTGATCATCATCAATTTGCTGGGGCGCAGTGCAGGCCGAACGATCGTGGTCACCAACGCCTCTGTCGGCGCTTTTGCGGATGTGAACGGTGATTTCACTGTCACTGCCGGAGATGCATTGATGGTGATCAATGCCATGCTACAAGCAAGGATGGCTTTGGAATCAGAGTTTGTATCGGCGGTTGCTCCGCCCGTCAAAGCACCCAACGGGACCTTGGACGGGACATGGCAAGCCGAGCGGATCAAGGCAAGCGATGCAGCGATTGGGATGCTTTTTTGA
- a CDS encoding AAA family ATPase produces the protein MNWSELTRLSQDEVIAWAELQPWSQAMAECQQDAQWHAEGDVWTHTKMVCQQLRQLDEWASLDSSDRQLLLLTALFHDAAKPATTIFDPESGHLRSPHHAVRGEHLVRNVLRQLDCPLDHRERVCSLVRYHGRPAFLVERDDPAGEVIRMSWLSNNRLLYLFALADTRGRKTTSDSRPEENLLYWKLVAEENECLDRPYSFATDHARYLYFKQPEPNLLYVPHEDFACSVTMMCGLPGSGKDTWLAKYHPDLPVVSLDEIRKEFNIDPTDDQGRVIQTATERCRQHLRSGTSFAFNATNLLRQTRSRWTGLFADYNAQIHLVYLEPPLSVLLRQNRNREAAVPESVIQKLAAKVEPPTWLEGHTVTLSTAK, from the coding sequence ATGAACTGGAGTGAACTCACACGACTGAGCCAAGACGAAGTGATCGCTTGGGCGGAGTTGCAACCTTGGTCGCAAGCCATGGCAGAGTGCCAGCAGGATGCGCAATGGCACGCCGAAGGAGATGTTTGGACGCACACCAAAATGGTTTGCCAACAGCTTCGCCAACTCGATGAATGGGCATCACTCGATTCGTCCGATAGGCAGTTGTTGCTGCTGACGGCATTGTTTCATGACGCGGCCAAGCCGGCGACAACGATCTTCGATCCAGAATCTGGGCACCTTCGTTCTCCCCATCATGCAGTCAGGGGCGAACACTTGGTTCGCAACGTCCTACGACAGTTGGATTGTCCGCTCGACCATCGCGAACGCGTTTGCTCGTTGGTGCGATATCACGGTCGCCCTGCGTTTCTCGTGGAGCGTGATGATCCTGCTGGCGAAGTGATTCGCATGTCATGGCTGAGCAATAACCGACTGCTGTATCTGTTCGCACTCGCCGACACACGAGGACGCAAAACGACATCTGATTCCAGGCCTGAAGAAAATCTTCTCTACTGGAAACTCGTCGCCGAAGAAAACGAGTGCTTGGACCGACCGTATTCCTTTGCCACCGACCACGCCAGATATCTGTATTTCAAGCAACCTGAACCCAACCTGCTCTATGTCCCGCACGAGGATTTTGCTTGCTCGGTGACGATGATGTGTGGCCTGCCTGGTAGTGGCAAAGACACGTGGCTCGCCAAGTATCACCCCGATTTGCCCGTCGTTTCGTTGGACGAGATTCGCAAAGAGTTCAACATCGATCCGACAGACGATCAAGGCCGTGTGATCCAAACCGCGACCGAGCGTTGTCGGCAGCACCTGCGATCGGGGACCTCATTCGCCTTCAATGCCACCAACTTGCTACGTCAAACACGGTCCCGCTGGACCGGATTGTTCGCCGACTACAACGCACAGATTCACCTCGTCTACTTGGAACCACCGCTGAGCGTGTTGCTGCGACAAAACCGCAACCGTGAGGCGGCAGTCCCCGAAAGCGTCATCCAGAAACTCGCCGCCAAAGTCGAACCACCGACCTGGCTGGAAGGACACACGGTCACACTGTCAACAGCCAAATGA
- a CDS encoding protein kinase domain-containing protein encodes MIDKRYTITTDASSEVEELLARFERDRSQDVVDLSDYLLPDDDPAHSAVVTELCRIDMERAFEEGKNSQASIYTESFPEVFCDETHRTQLVFEEYRLRRRAGEDIDPMEIAGRYGIDGSRWPKLKLGSGESGRAMSTTRRFRKEDLAVQSVKYPRTGDIFAGYPLGERLGEGAFSRVFLARQPDLASRPVVLKVTPMATDESDRLARLQHTHIIPVYSVHREGDLSCICMPFLGATTLADLSQLSERWASLDGPAIELVSTIVDRRRSTISMVQGNPSPASAVDESGEPDETETSHEGVGLEQYAKLGYVDALLRIVTGAAEGLAHAHQRGIIHRDLKPANILVGDDGNALLLDFNLATASYEPKTKIVGGTLPYMSPQQLAALENGHPPDARDDVFSMGVILYELLTGHLPFDCPRAGEEFELSRVIADRRRSPREVHSRNKHVSVGLSDIISRCVAPDREDRYGDATELLEDLNCHRQNLPLLHAPNRSIRERLTKWSARHPSITSASFAGSLAALLLVACVFLIYQRGQKIARFDAKFQWQDFQNEATVAITALSSPGRESELLLDGVGHARQLVNHWIDPATLDWNSEALANHLEHESRVQLSQQVSRLAYLMADAETDIGIRSGAKSRVSHRESALKWNRVAAAFDSRMSHMLNEQDLRIRQLFEGGPSDLSITEIKPNSSDLRLLAASRSTDAATLRELANAQLSNEPTNVALWFYRAIANARLGDWNSAVASMDACNSLQPRSLTILFNRGLFHLSAGDARAAIGDFTECVAIKPDMLTARFNRAVAAEQMGQYQLALDDLNAVLESDRATTRMVLMRRRIHQTLGNDVAAQADLLTAMSIPPRDANDWVARGVARLDKEPKRAIEDFLSALKIDPSHFDALQNVAHVYAERLNEPRQALPYLDRLVSAWPSKASPVSSRGIIHARLAALDSAIADAKAAEALEPGPREQLQIAGIYAISQAGINNTENVLPRDEANTLAIRWLGRALRNDPSLAKIASVDVDLASLRRETVFRRLVGSAMTLQSSDKEQVRDPR; translated from the coding sequence GTGATTGACAAGCGATACACGATTACCACCGACGCAAGCAGCGAAGTCGAAGAACTGCTGGCTCGCTTTGAGCGTGATCGGTCGCAGGATGTCGTTGACTTAAGCGACTATCTTCTCCCCGACGACGACCCCGCGCACAGCGCAGTGGTCACCGAGCTTTGCCGGATCGACATGGAGCGTGCCTTTGAGGAGGGAAAGAATTCGCAGGCGTCAATCTACACGGAATCGTTTCCGGAGGTTTTTTGCGATGAAACACACCGCACTCAATTGGTTTTTGAAGAGTATCGTTTGCGACGACGAGCGGGCGAAGATATCGATCCGATGGAGATTGCGGGTCGCTACGGCATTGATGGGTCACGTTGGCCAAAGTTGAAATTGGGCAGCGGTGAATCCGGTAGGGCAATGTCGACGACTCGCCGGTTCCGAAAAGAAGATTTGGCGGTTCAGAGCGTCAAGTATCCGCGTACAGGAGACATTTTCGCCGGCTATCCACTTGGAGAGCGATTGGGCGAGGGCGCTTTCTCCCGCGTGTTTCTCGCCCGGCAACCCGACTTGGCAAGTCGCCCCGTCGTGCTGAAAGTGACGCCGATGGCGACGGACGAATCAGATCGTTTGGCGCGCCTCCAGCACACTCACATCATTCCGGTCTACTCCGTGCATCGCGAAGGCGACTTGTCATGCATTTGCATGCCATTTCTTGGAGCAACGACGCTCGCAGACTTATCACAACTGAGCGAACGATGGGCTTCACTCGACGGACCAGCGATCGAATTGGTTTCGACGATCGTTGATCGACGCCGATCGACAATCAGCATGGTCCAGGGAAACCCATCACCCGCCTCAGCGGTCGACGAATCTGGCGAACCCGACGAAACGGAGACCTCGCACGAGGGCGTCGGATTGGAGCAGTACGCGAAACTTGGTTACGTGGATGCTCTACTGCGTATTGTGACCGGAGCAGCCGAAGGCCTTGCGCACGCCCACCAAAGAGGAATCATTCACAGAGACCTCAAGCCCGCCAACATTCTTGTTGGTGATGACGGCAACGCACTCTTGTTGGACTTTAACCTCGCGACCGCTAGTTACGAACCAAAGACAAAAATAGTCGGCGGAACACTGCCGTATATGTCACCACAACAGCTTGCGGCTCTCGAAAACGGCCACCCTCCCGACGCCCGCGACGACGTGTTTTCGATGGGTGTGATTCTGTACGAATTACTGACTGGCCATCTCCCCTTTGATTGCCCGAGAGCAGGTGAGGAGTTTGAACTATCACGCGTGATTGCGGACCGGCGTCGAAGTCCACGTGAGGTGCATTCTCGCAACAAACATGTCTCGGTAGGATTGTCCGATATCATCAGCAGGTGCGTTGCTCCTGATCGTGAAGACCGATACGGCGACGCAACTGAACTGCTGGAGGACCTGAACTGTCATCGACAAAACCTACCATTGCTGCACGCCCCGAATCGTTCGATCCGAGAGCGTTTGACGAAATGGTCGGCGCGGCATCCAAGCATCACATCGGCATCATTCGCTGGCAGTTTGGCCGCGTTATTGCTGGTGGCTTGTGTGTTCTTGATTTACCAGCGGGGGCAAAAGATTGCTCGGTTTGACGCAAAGTTCCAGTGGCAAGATTTTCAAAATGAAGCGACCGTTGCGATCACGGCGTTGTCGAGTCCTGGGCGTGAGTCGGAGTTACTGCTAGATGGCGTCGGCCACGCGAGGCAGCTTGTAAACCACTGGATCGATCCCGCCACCCTGGACTGGAACTCAGAAGCTCTCGCGAACCACTTGGAACACGAATCCCGCGTTCAACTCAGTCAGCAAGTTTCGCGCTTGGCCTACTTGATGGCTGACGCCGAAACAGACATTGGCATACGATCGGGAGCGAAATCAAGAGTTTCGCATAGGGAAAGTGCGTTGAAGTGGAATCGCGTTGCCGCTGCATTTGACTCTCGAATGTCCCACATGTTGAATGAGCAGGACTTACGAATCAGACAGCTTTTCGAAGGTGGTCCTTCGGACCTGAGCATCACTGAGATCAAACCCAACTCTTCTGATCTGCGTTTGTTGGCAGCGAGCCGATCAACCGACGCGGCCACCTTGCGAGAACTGGCAAACGCTCAGTTGAGCAATGAACCGACAAACGTCGCCCTTTGGTTCTATCGCGCGATCGCTAACGCCCGACTCGGCGACTGGAACAGCGCGGTTGCGAGTATGGACGCATGCAACTCGCTGCAGCCTCGATCGTTGACCATCCTCTTTAATCGAGGGCTATTCCACCTAAGTGCCGGAGATGCACGAGCAGCAATTGGCGATTTCACCGAGTGTGTCGCAATCAAGCCAGACATGCTGACCGCTCGATTCAATCGTGCGGTCGCAGCCGAGCAGATGGGTCAATATCAGCTTGCACTGGATGACTTGAATGCCGTGTTGGAATCTGATCGAGCCACAACACGGATGGTCTTGATGCGTCGCAGGATTCACCAAACACTTGGCAACGATGTTGCTGCTCAAGCGGATTTATTGACAGCCATGTCCATCCCGCCTCGTGACGCCAATGATTGGGTCGCGAGGGGAGTGGCTCGTTTGGACAAAGAACCAAAACGAGCGATTGAGGATTTCCTGTCTGCCCTGAAGATCGATCCAAGCCACTTCGACGCACTGCAAAACGTCGCTCACGTTTACGCTGAACGTCTGAATGAACCGAGACAAGCACTTCCGTATCTCGATCGGCTTGTGTCGGCGTGGCCCTCAAAGGCATCTCCCGTTTCGTCACGGGGAATCATTCACGCCAGGCTAGCGGCTTTGGATTCTGCGATTGCCGATGCAAAGGCGGCGGAAGCGTTGGAACCGGGTCCAAGGGAACAGTTGCAGATTGCGGGAATCTACGCGATCTCACAAGCGGGAATCAATAACACGGAGAACGTGCTGCCCAGAGATGAAGCCAACACTTTGGCGATCCGCTGGCTCGGACGTGCATTGAGAAACGACCCATCGCTCGCCAAGATCGCAAGCGTTGATGTTGACCTCGCCAGTTTGCGAAGAGAAACGGTCTTTCGCCGACTGGTTGGCAGCGCAATGACGCTGCAGTCGAGCGATAAAGAGCAGGTGCGCGATCCACGATAA
- a CDS encoding SDR family NAD(P)-dependent oxidoreductase, whose amino-acid sequence MTSTPSATDRPVALVTGSGTGVGRACIWQLAERGFDVVVNYSRSEAEAMETVAGAEQRGATVLCIQCDVSDDASVVEMIGQIQSRFGRLDVLVNNAATTSFIPAKQLDDLTEAMWDRMLAVNLKGPFFVTRAASVLLAQGDGGSIVNVSSVAGLTGSGSSIAYCATKGALNTMTKSFAKSLAPAIRVNAILPGPIDSRWIREGDPSWDIDAMVAGYPIPKASSPDDIATAVLALAIDTKMATGQLLCVDGGLTL is encoded by the coding sequence ATGACATCGACTCCATCCGCCACTGATCGCCCTGTCGCACTCGTGACCGGTTCAGGGACCGGGGTCGGTCGAGCCTGCATTTGGCAACTCGCCGAACGTGGATTCGATGTTGTTGTCAACTACTCACGGAGCGAGGCCGAAGCGATGGAAACGGTCGCCGGTGCTGAGCAACGCGGTGCAACGGTGTTGTGCATTCAATGCGATGTCTCCGACGATGCGTCCGTGGTCGAGATGATCGGTCAAATCCAATCACGTTTTGGTCGTTTGGATGTTTTGGTCAACAACGCCGCGACCACGAGCTTCATTCCGGCGAAGCAACTGGATGATTTGACCGAAGCGATGTGGGATCGCATGTTGGCGGTAAACCTCAAGGGACCGTTCTTCGTCACGCGAGCGGCATCTGTGTTGCTTGCCCAGGGAGATGGCGGTTCTATCGTCAATGTCAGTAGCGTTGCCGGACTGACCGGCAGCGGTTCGTCGATCGCGTACTGTGCCACCAAAGGCGCCCTGAACACGATGACCAAATCCTTTGCCAAATCCCTCGCGCCCGCCATTCGCGTCAATGCGATTCTGCCCGGACCGATCGACAGCCGGTGGATCCGCGAAGGAGACCCGAGCTGGGATATCGACGCCATGGTCGCCGGATACCCGATTCCCAAGGCATCTTCGCCCGACGACATCGCGACCGCCGTCTTGGCTTTGGCCATTGACACCAAGATGGCCACCGGACAACTCCTCTGCGTCGACGGTGGTCTGACGCTCTGA
- a CDS encoding UbiA family prenyltransferase, which translates to MTERSTTRRVISECVQVIKVARPGFWPTHLWFYVLPLATREMFHSPAFWLGCTYVCFPLGLLLYGWNDLGDVASDSINDRKDSWLFGARPDATIRRHLPAWIAAVQVPFVIAMCWLGGAKMLLWFAGVVLVNWTYNTLRFKSKPVLDLLNQSGYLLIFVLASWLCGVPQINAAAMVFSMLFAMQSHLFGQLMDLDADLAAGRRSTAVMIGAIPAKLLLVAIMLCEVAIAAAFFRSPIVAWFMACGATFFALDTAFGPKRYPVWFTKAFFVLWNLIVIVTMHWVWQYGLFLLD; encoded by the coding sequence ATGACCGAGAGGTCGACGACTCGACGGGTGATCTCCGAATGCGTGCAGGTCATCAAAGTCGCCCGACCGGGTTTTTGGCCGACGCACCTTTGGTTTTACGTGCTGCCCCTGGCGACACGGGAAATGTTCCACTCGCCCGCGTTCTGGCTCGGATGCACCTACGTCTGCTTTCCCCTGGGATTGTTGTTGTACGGCTGGAATGACCTGGGCGACGTCGCCAGCGACTCGATCAATGACCGTAAAGACAGTTGGCTCTTTGGTGCTCGCCCCGACGCCACCATTCGCCGTCACCTGCCGGCCTGGATCGCGGCGGTCCAAGTCCCCTTTGTGATCGCGATGTGCTGGCTGGGCGGTGCAAAGATGTTGCTCTGGTTTGCCGGAGTGGTGTTGGTCAATTGGACGTACAACACGTTGCGATTCAAATCCAAACCTGTCCTGGACTTGCTCAACCAGTCGGGCTACTTGCTGATCTTTGTGTTGGCCAGTTGGTTGTGTGGTGTTCCCCAGATCAACGCCGCCGCAATGGTCTTCAGCATGCTCTTCGCAATGCAGAGTCACCTGTTCGGCCAACTCATGGACTTGGATGCCGACTTGGCTGCTGGCCGACGATCGACCGCCGTGATGATTGGTGCAATTCCAGCCAAACTGCTGTTGGTTGCGATCATGTTGTGCGAAGTCGCCATCGCGGCGGCGTTTTTCCGTTCCCCCATCGTCGCCTGGTTCATGGCGTGCGGAGCCACGTTCTTCGCCCTGGACACCGCGTTTGGCCCCAAGCGTTACCCCGTCTGGTTCACCAAAGCATTCTTCGTGCTCTGGAACCTGATCGTCATCGTCACCATGCACTGGGTCTGGCAATACGGACTGTTCCTGCTGGATTGA
- a CDS encoding RNA ligase family protein translates to MGASQGDFVKYPRTPHLFGSRGTADDRHLGQRESDGFLSDDSLIVEEKIDGTNVGIHFADGQLLLQCRGHLITEGMHPQYDLLKQWTLVKRGVLEERLGEQFILYGEWMYAKHSIYYRELPHYFFEFDIYDKNAGLFLTLTDRLQRLDGSGIETVPIVHRGQVKRSDLDSLIGPSAFGARFDNPMTGSQDNLMEGIYLRTENADRVTGRAKYVRPEFVEKIKQSTHWQQQAITPNELVDTADIWS, encoded by the coding sequence ATGGGCGCTTCGCAGGGCGACTTCGTAAAGTACCCGCGGACGCCGCACTTGTTTGGGTCACGCGGGACAGCTGACGACCGGCACCTCGGTCAACGGGAATCCGACGGGTTTCTTAGTGATGATTCTTTGATCGTCGAGGAAAAGATCGACGGCACCAACGTCGGCATCCACTTTGCCGACGGACAACTGCTGCTGCAATGCCGCGGGCATTTGATCACCGAAGGCATGCACCCACAGTACGATCTGTTGAAGCAATGGACGCTGGTCAAACGCGGTGTATTGGAGGAACGACTCGGCGAACAATTCATCTTGTACGGTGAGTGGATGTACGCCAAACATTCGATCTACTATCGCGAGCTGCCTCATTACTTCTTTGAGTTTGACATCTATGACAAGAACGCCGGTTTGTTTCTGACACTAACGGATCGACTGCAGAGACTCGATGGATCGGGCATCGAAACCGTCCCCATTGTTCACCGTGGTCAGGTCAAACGCTCCGACTTGGATTCACTCATCGGACCATCAGCGTTTGGCGCGAGGTTCGACAATCCGATGACCGGCAGTCAGGACAACCTGATGGAGGGAATCTATCTACGCACCGAGAACGCTGATCGAGTGACCGGCAGGGCAAAATATGTCCGTCCCGAATTCGTCGAAAAGATCAAACAAAGCACACACTGGCAACAACAGGCGATCACACCGAACGAACTCGTCGATACCGCGGACATTTGGTCATGA
- a CDS encoding RNA polymerase sigma factor gives MPDNTPSKPTRFSDASLLVRFQSGEDDAATALYTRYAQRLMDLAGRNSGDDLSTRVDAEDIVQSVFRTFFRRVSDGHYMIPEGEELWKLLLVIALNKVRLIAERHRTIKRDVSKTQLLGDHDLGQSADASDVLRLTIEDVLETLPELHREVARYRIDGYEIDEIASRVSTSRRSVERILQSFRARLRTKLDIE, from the coding sequence ATGCCAGACAATACACCATCAAAACCGACGCGTTTCAGCGACGCATCGCTGCTCGTTCGATTCCAGTCGGGCGAGGACGATGCCGCTACGGCCCTGTACACCCGCTACGCACAACGGCTGATGGATTTGGCTGGGCGAAACAGCGGCGACGATCTCTCCACTCGCGTCGACGCGGAGGATATCGTCCAGTCAGTGTTTCGGACGTTTTTTCGGCGAGTGTCCGATGGCCACTACATGATCCCCGAGGGTGAGGAGCTTTGGAAATTGCTGTTGGTAATCGCCCTGAACAAAGTGCGTTTGATCGCGGAACGTCACCGCACCATCAAGCGTGATGTCAGCAAGACCCAATTGTTGGGCGACCACGATCTCGGTCAGTCGGCAGACGCGAGTGATGTGCTGCGTCTGACGATCGAAGACGTTTTAGAGACACTCCCCGAACTTCATCGCGAGGTCGCTCGTTACCGTATCGATGGATACGAGATCGACGAAATTGCTTCGCGAGTTTCCACTTCACGACGCAGCGTCGAACGCATCCTGCAGTCCTTCCGCGCACGCCTCCGGACTAAGTTGGATATCGAGTGA